DNA sequence from the Verrucomicrobiota bacterium genome:
TGCGACCTGCATACGAAGGTGCTTGGCTTGCTGTCACGCATGACCGCACGGACCAGGATATCACCGAGCTCCACCACCAGTTCAAGGAATTAGCCTTGATGTTCGAGCTTCCCGAGCCCGATGAGACATCCCGCCGGGTCGATAAAGTCTTCTCCGACCTCCGCATGGAGATGGCCATTATCAAGCTCCTCAAAGACTTGGCCATTTTCCACGGCCTCTCCGATGTCGAGATCAAGCATCTCTCGAAACTCTTCAAACAAAAACTTTTCCGCAAAGACGAGTCCGTTTTCGAAGCCGGGAGCACAGGGGACGAGCTCTACGTCATCATGCGCGGTAAAATCGGTGTTTATATCACCAAAGACGAGGCCCGCACAAAAATCGCCACACTCCAGGCCGGGGATACTTTCGGGGAAATTGCTTTCTTGAACCAGCTCCCTCGCACGGCCACCACCACCGCTGAGGATAATAGTATCCTTTTAAT
Encoded proteins:
- a CDS encoding cyclic nucleotide-binding domain-containing protein translates to MGATIRVAERRDAEPIRDIFYEVYGGNSPFGSFFSYNCLILVAEDEGRVVAAISVVLSELSPLRPAYEGAWLAVTHDRTDQDITELHHQFKELALMFELPEPDETSRRVDKVFSDLRMEMAIIKLLKDLAIFHGLSDVEIKHLSKLFKQKLFRKDESVFEAGSTGDELYVIMRGKIGVYITKDEARTKIATLQAGDTFGEIAFLNQLPRTATTTAEDNSILLIIQRLHFDRIIGTEPHLGMIVFRNLALDLSRKLMNVNESLKQ